Proteins from one Chroococcidiopsis sp. CCMEE 29 genomic window:
- the psbA gene encoding photosystem II q(b) protein has product MTTTLQRRESANVWERFCNWITSTDNRLYIGWFGVLMIPTLLAATVCFIIAFIAAPPVDIDGIREPVAGSLIYGNNIISGAVVPSSNAIGLHFYPIWEAASLDEWLYNGGPYQLVIFHFLIGVFCYMGREWELSYRLGMRPWIAVAYSAPVAAATAVFLIYPLGQGSFSDGMPLGISGTFNFMLVFQAEHNILMHPFHQLGVAGVFGGALFSAMHGSLVTSSLVRETTESESQNYGYKFGQEEETYNIVAAHGYFGRLIFQYASFNNSRALHFFLAAWPVVGIWFTSLGISTMAFNLNGFNFNQSVLDSQGRVVNTWADVLNRANLGMEVMHERNAHNFPLDLAAAEATPVALSAPAIHG; this is encoded by the coding sequence ATGACAACAACATTACAAAGACGCGAAAGCGCCAATGTATGGGAACGGTTCTGCAACTGGATCACCAGCACAGACAACCGTCTATACATCGGCTGGTTCGGCGTATTGATGATCCCAACATTGCTAGCAGCAACCGTTTGCTTCATCATCGCCTTCATCGCCGCCCCCCCCGTAGACATCGACGGCATCCGCGAGCCAGTAGCAGGCTCATTGATCTACGGCAACAACATCATCAGTGGAGCAGTAGTTCCTTCTTCCAACGCGATCGGCTTACACTTCTACCCAATCTGGGAAGCAGCATCATTAGATGAGTGGCTGTACAACGGCGGACCATACCAGCTAGTAATCTTCCACTTCCTGATTGGCGTATTCTGCTACATGGGAAGAGAGTGGGAACTATCCTACCGGTTGGGAATGCGGCCATGGATTGCAGTAGCTTACTCAGCTCCAGTCGCAGCAGCAACGGCGGTATTCCTGATCTACCCGTTGGGACAAGGTTCCTTCAGTGATGGCATGCCCCTGGGGATCTCTGGCACCTTTAACTTCATGTTAGTGTTCCAAGCAGAGCACAACATCCTGATGCACCCATTCCACCAACTGGGTGTAGCCGGAGTATTCGGTGGAGCGCTATTCAGTGCGATGCACGGTTCACTGGTGACATCAAGCTTGGTGCGGGAAACAACCGAAAGTGAGAGCCAAAACTACGGCTACAAATTCGGACAAGAAGAAGAGACCTACAATATTGTTGCCGCTCACGGTTACTTTGGTCGGTTGATCTTCCAATACGCTTCGTTCAACAACAGCCGTGCGTTGCACTTCTTCCTAGCAGCGTGGCCAGTGGTGGGCATTTGGTTTACATCATTGGGCATCAGCACAATGGCGTTCAACCTCAACGGCTTCAACTTCAACCAGTCAGTACTAGACTCCCAAGGGCGAGTCGTGAACACCTGGGCAGATGTGTTGAACCGGGCTAATCTGGGGATGGAAGTGATGCACGAGCGCAATGCTCACAACTTCCCACTCGATTTGGCGGCGGCTGAGGCTACTCCTGTTGCTTTGTCTGCTCCCGCTATTCATGGCTAA
- a CDS encoding histidine triad nucleotide-binding protein, with translation MSETTETIFSKIIRREIPVDIVYEDDLAIAFKDINPQAPVHILVIPKEPIAQLADAESKDHALMGHLLLTAKRVAQQAGLNNGYRVVINSGPDGGQTVYHLHLHILGGRQMTWPPG, from the coding sequence ATGAGTGAAACTACAGAGACGATTTTTAGCAAAATCATTCGTCGAGAGATTCCGGTTGATATTGTTTATGAGGATGACTTAGCGATCGCCTTCAAAGACATTAATCCTCAAGCCCCCGTTCACATCCTCGTTATTCCTAAAGAACCCATCGCTCAGTTAGCTGATGCCGAATCTAAAGATCATGCCTTAATGGGACACCTGTTGTTAACTGCCAAGCGCGTTGCCCAGCAGGCTGGACTCAACAACGGCTATCGCGTTGTCATCAACTCTGGTCCTGATGGAGGTCAAACGGTCTACCATTTACATCTGCATATTCTTGGCGGACGGCAGATGACATGGCCTCCCGGCTAA
- a CDS encoding YifB family Mg chelatase-like AAA ATPase, whose translation MLARVWSASIVGIDALKVGVEIDVSAGLPGIVVVGLPDTAVQESRERVKAALKNAGYAFPVRKIVINLAPADLRKEGPSFDLPISVGILAASEQVSAQLLGDYLFLGEVSLDGILRPVAGVLPIAAAAQKMGIAGLVVPADNVREAAVVQGLAVYGFKYLSEVADFLNQSERYQPVKLNLIEELDKNPLSSADLKDVKGQAHARRALEIAAAGGHNLVFVGPPGSGKTMLARRLSGILPPLSFEEALEVTQIHSVAGLLKNKGSLVSDRPFRSPHHSASGPSLVGGGSFPRPGEISLAHRGVLFLDELTEFKRDVLEFLRQPLEDGYVTVSRTRQSVMFPAQFTLVASTNPCPCGYFGDSIQACTCSPRQREQYWAKLSGPLMDRIDLQVAVNRLKPEEITRQPTGEASAPVRQRVREARDRTLERFKTDQSVRCNAAMQSNHLRQWCQLDDAARNLLEGAIRKLGLSARASDRILKVARTIADLAGDENLQTHHVAEAIQYRTIDRMQ comes from the coding sequence ATGTTAGCTAGAGTTTGGAGCGCTTCTATTGTAGGTATCGATGCCCTGAAAGTGGGCGTTGAAATCGACGTATCCGCTGGACTGCCAGGAATTGTGGTGGTAGGACTGCCTGATACTGCAGTGCAGGAGTCTCGCGAGAGAGTAAAGGCGGCGTTGAAAAATGCTGGTTATGCGTTCCCAGTGCGGAAGATTGTGATTAACCTCGCACCCGCTGATTTACGCAAAGAAGGTCCAAGCTTTGATTTGCCAATCAGTGTAGGTATTTTGGCAGCCTCTGAGCAGGTAAGTGCGCAACTATTGGGGGATTATTTGTTTTTAGGTGAAGTTTCCCTAGATGGAATTTTGCGTCCAGTTGCTGGGGTGTTGCCCATTGCCGCTGCCGCCCAGAAAATGGGCATTGCCGGTTTAGTCGTACCAGCTGACAATGTGCGAGAAGCTGCAGTAGTGCAAGGACTAGCAGTCTACGGTTTCAAATATTTATCGGAAGTAGCTGATTTTCTGAACCAGTCGGAGCGTTATCAACCAGTGAAGCTCAATCTTATAGAGGAGTTAGATAAAAATCCTTTAAGTAGTGCCGACTTAAAAGATGTGAAAGGTCAAGCTCACGCCCGAAGAGCCTTAGAGATTGCAGCAGCTGGAGGCCATAATCTCGTTTTTGTCGGACCGCCTGGTAGTGGGAAAACGATGCTAGCTCGCCGCCTATCAGGAATTTTACCGCCGTTAAGTTTTGAAGAAGCTCTGGAAGTTACCCAAATTCATTCTGTGGCAGGGTTACTCAAAAATAAAGGATCGCTAGTCAGCGATCGCCCCTTCCGCAGTCCCCATCACTCCGCCTCTGGTCCTTCTCTTGTAGGTGGAGGGAGTTTTCCCCGACCCGGAGAAATCTCTTTAGCTCATAGAGGTGTTCTGTTTCTGGATGAATTGACCGAGTTCAAGCGCGATGTATTGGAGTTCCTGCGTCAGCCCTTGGAAGATGGATATGTCACCGTGTCCCGCACCCGGCAATCAGTGATGTTTCCAGCCCAGTTTACCTTGGTAGCAAGCACAAATCCCTGCCCTTGCGGCTACTTTGGTGATTCTATTCAAGCTTGTACTTGTTCTCCTCGGCAACGAGAGCAATACTGGGCTAAGCTATCTGGACCATTGATGGACCGGATTGATTTACAAGTTGCTGTCAATCGCTTGAAACCAGAAGAGATTACACGACAGCCAACCGGGGAAGCATCGGCACCAGTGCGGCAAAGAGTTCGCGAAGCACGCGATCGCACTCTTGAGCGATTTAAAACAGACCAATCCGTACGTTGCAATGCAGCAATGCAAAGCAATCACCTACGGCAGTGGTGCCAGTTGGATGATGCTGCTCGTAACTTGTTAGAGGGAGCAATTCGTAAATTAGGGCTTTCTGCACGAGCAAGCGATCGCATTCTCAAAGTAGCGCGTACCATTGCTGATTTGGCGGGGGATGAGAATCTGCAAACTCATCATGTTGCTGAAGCGATTCAGTATCGAACGATAGACAGAATGCAGTAA
- a CDS encoding IS630 family transposase (programmed frameshift), whose protein sequence is MPEKFIVNLNTEEREYLHQLTHKGKCPARVFKRAHILLLADEGHADETIAQMLHVGESTVHRTRQKCVDGGVKFALSEQPRPGGKRKLDGRAEAFLIATACSDAPTGQKRWTMQMLADRLVELQLVDSISDETVRRVLEKNDIKPWLNQQWCISQVNADFIWRMEEVLDLYEQPYNPCEPVVCFDERPVQLVSETRTPLPREPGKPKRYDYEYKREGTCNLFAFFQPLAQWRHIKVTDQRTAQDFALCMQYLVDVLFPFAHLIHVVLDNLNTHTPAALYQTFDAVEARRILEKLQFHYTPVHGSWLNMVELELSVLSGQCLERRIPSTEELSREVAAWEASRNQAQASVNWRFTNTQARIKLERLYPQPSLSESSLSKL, encoded by the exons ATGCCAGAAAAATTCATTGTCAACCTCAATACAGAAGAACGAGAATACTTGCATCAATTAACGCATAAGGGTAAATGTCCAGCTCGTGTGTTCAAGCGAGCACATATCCTGTTGCTTGCCGATGAAGGACATGCTGATGAAACAATTGCTCAAATGCTACATGTGGGAGAATCAACGGTACATCGGACTCGTCAAAAGTGTGTAGATGGTGGAGTTAAGTTTGCCTTGAGCGAGCAACCTCGTCCAGGCGGAAAACGTAAATTGGATGGACGCGCAGAAGCTTTTCTGATAGCAACGGCTTGTAGTGATGCGCCGACAGGACAGAAACGATGGACGATGCAGATGTTAGCAGATCGCCTCGTGGAACTACAGCTAGTGGACAGCATCTCAGACGAGACGGTACGACGAGTGTTAGAAAAAA ACGACATCAAGCCGTGGTTAAACCAACAGTGGTGCATTTCACAGGTGAATGCAGATTTTATCTGGCGGATGGAGGAGGTTTTAGACTTGTACGAGCAACCCTACAATCCATGTGAGCCGGTGGTTTGCTTTGATGAGCGCCCCGTGCAACTAGTGAGCGAAACCCGCACCCCACTTCCTCGAGAACCAGGAAAACCAAAGCGTTATGACTATGAGTACAAGCGTGAAGGCACGTGCAATCTATTTGCCTTTTTTCAACCGTTAGCACAGTGGCGACATATCAAAGTGACTGACCAACGCACTGCACAAGATTTTGCCTTGTGTATGCAGTATTTGGTGGATGTCTTATTCCCATTTGCACACCTAATTCATGTTGTGTTGGACAACTTGAACACCCATACGCCCGCTGCTTTGTATCAAACCTTTGACGCGGTTGAAGCTCGTCGTATTCTCGAGAAGTTACAGTTTCACTACACTCCAGTTCATGGCAGTTGGTTAAATATGGTCGAACTGGAACTATCGGTTTTATCTGGTCAATGTTTAGAGCGTCGCATTCCGTCCACTGAAGAACTGTCTAGAGAAGTCGCAGCATGGGAAGCATCTCGTAATCAGGCTCAAGCAAGCGTGAACTGGCGTTTCACTAACACTCAAGCACGAATCAAGCTAGAACGTTTGTATCCTCAACCAAGCCTGTCAGAATCTAGCCTGTCAAAATTGTAG
- a CDS encoding type II toxin-antitoxin system HicA family toxin yields the protein MSKLPSLTGREVIAALRAGFEVIRVRGSHHFLLHSEGRRTVILVHSGETIGPGLLAQILRDCQMTREEFRALL from the coding sequence ATGAGCAAACTGCCAAGCTTGACAGGACGCGAAGTGATTGCAGCTCTGCGCGCTGGTTTTGAAGTGATAAGAGTGCGTGGCAGTCACCATTTTCTCCTGCATAGTGAAGGTCGTCGAACTGTGATTCTTGTACATTCAGGTGAAACAATTGGTCCTGGTTTACTGGCGCAGATACTGCGTGACTGCCAGATGACACGGGAGGAGTTTAGGGCACTGTTGTGA